One segment of Spiroplasma cantharicola DNA contains the following:
- a CDS encoding DEAD/DEAH box helicase translates to MNNISLLKKILDLLKKIYLKVNYCKIKLKNDYINNFSGIINWLYWINESNIEIKNYLKDIYNILEGLTDINELRKFMFKYKLGYNDKKSLNEISDIDKLNITNYIDRIKNTVNITENSLFNEFQKKALKQMEDNNNLLISAPTSVGKSTLIRWYALNKFNNGQMIIFIVPTLSLVNEYFNNFNKMGISSNLSSIYKSNSINILTQERALNLISNNMSQINKNTVLLFDEFYTTMVNPYQERSNFNWNLLIIAKKQNIKSYFLLPYLKNSAQQIEDRISDFKVKEFNSDNSLSTQLIYFYDKNKNRMFFNKNEGINLEIKEDWWKKILAFKKQTIVYISNREIYSLDTTKIPIHDLNNNFKKNIISNYIKEFITEFEDYRIFDFMKRNCLIHNGNMEATLRRMIEKCFRESDFNYIFCSSTITYGVNLNCERLIILNSKTDGNKADYLNLANLVGRVGRLGSKIVGEVFTDIRKVFDTFLNFDPDSIFVDNIKKNEKELENIIEKLNLNKERNIEHWNQVVLNIKSKKNNVKFSNKLSVSLDNVEKKIIDPEGNIENNFKEYNLTDFVSPIIKVKEFKNLVLDNFEFYKTSLIKLKNSDISRNDIFSLFKKYYLIDNDNNNFLNKIRLVFDDFIFNKSIKNGYKNYLSLLSSSNKIIYISDKNKSIVTNKTSDSDEEFNSNNKVHMSKFIDFYIQNRNNILEKYIKPFFNNLISIIFSDTPNKMDEIIYNDELEDKTNNKTTKKEILLLLTSMDLNSNFISEILKNLDYEMINYDYSIKNIIDCLKNEKYKEYLKMII, encoded by the coding sequence ATGAATAATATAAGCTTATTGAAAAAAATTTTAGATCTACTAAAGAAAATATATCTTAAAGTTAATTATTGTAAGATAAAATTGAAAAATGATTATATAAATAATTTTTCGGGAATAATAAATTGATTATATTGAATAAATGAATCAAATATTGAAATAAAAAACTATTTGAAGGATATATATAATATTTTAGAGGGACTTACAGATATAAATGAATTACGAAAATTTATGTTCAAATATAAATTGGGTTATAATGATAAAAAAAGTTTAAATGAAATTTCGGATATAGATAAGTTAAATATAACTAATTATATTGACAGAATAAAAAATACAGTTAACATAACTGAAAATAGCCTATTTAATGAATTTCAGAAAAAAGCTTTAAAACAAATGGAGGATAATAATAATTTACTTATATCAGCGCCGACTTCCGTTGGTAAATCAACTTTAATTAGATGATATGCTTTAAACAAATTTAATAATGGTCAAATGATTATTTTTATTGTTCCAACTCTTTCATTAGTAAATGAATATTTTAATAATTTTAATAAAATGGGAATTTCAAGTAATTTAAGTTCAATCTATAAGAGTAATTCGATTAATATATTAACTCAGGAGAGAGCTTTAAATTTAATTTCTAACAACATGTCTCAAATTAATAAAAATACCGTACTTTTATTTGATGAGTTCTATACAACAATGGTTAATCCTTATCAAGAAAGAAGTAATTTTAATTGAAATTTATTAATAATTGCAAAAAAACAAAATATAAAATCCTATTTTTTGTTACCTTATTTAAAAAATTCAGCACAACAAATAGAAGATAGAATTTCGGACTTTAAAGTAAAAGAATTTAATAGTGATAATTCTTTATCAACTCAATTGATATATTTTTATGACAAGAATAAAAATAGAATGTTTTTTAATAAAAATGAGGGAATTAATCTTGAAATTAAAGAGGACTGATGAAAAAAAATACTTGCCTTTAAAAAACAAACTATAGTGTATATCTCTAATAGAGAAATTTATTCTTTAGATACAACAAAAATTCCTATTCATGATTTAAATAATAATTTTAAAAAAAATATTATAAGTAATTATATAAAAGAATTTATAACAGAATTTGAAGATTATAGAATTTTTGATTTCATGAAAAGAAATTGCTTAATTCATAATGGTAATATGGAAGCAACTTTAAGAAGAATGATAGAAAAATGCTTTAGAGAAAGTGATTTTAATTATATTTTTTGTTCTAGTACAATTACTTATGGAGTTAATCTTAATTGCGAACGACTGATAATATTGAATTCTAAAACTGATGGAAATAAGGCGGACTATTTGAATCTGGCCAATTTAGTTGGAAGGGTTGGAAGATTAGGAAGTAAAATTGTTGGTGAGGTATTTACAGATATAAGGAAAGTATTTGATACATTCCTTAATTTCGATCCAGATTCAATTTTTGTTGATAATATTAAGAAAAATGAAAAAGAATTAGAAAATATAATAGAAAAATTAAATTTAAACAAAGAAAGAAATATTGAACATTGAAATCAAGTTGTACTAAATATAAAGTCTAAAAAAAATAATGTAAAATTTAGTAATAAATTATCAGTATCTTTAGATAATGTTGAAAAAAAAATTATTGATCCAGAAGGTAATATTGAAAATAATTTTAAAGAATATAATCTAACTGATTTTGTAAGTCCTATTATTAAAGTTAAGGAATTTAAAAATTTAGTTTTGGATAATTTTGAGTTTTATAAAACTTCTTTAATTAAACTTAAAAATAGTGATATATCTAGAAATGATATATTTAGTTTATTTAAAAAATATTATTTAATAGATAATGATAATAATAATTTTTTAAATAAAATTAGATTAGTATTTGATGATTTTATTTTTAATAAAAGTATTAAAAATGGATATAAAAATTATTTAAGTTTGTTATCTTCATCAAATAAAATAATTTATATTTCAGATAAAAATAAATCAATTGTAACGAATAAGACATCAGATTCAGATGAAGAATTTAATTCAAATAATAAAGTACATATGAGTAAATTTATTGATTTTTATATACAAAATAGAAATAATATTTTGGAAAAATATATAAAGCCTTTTTTTAATAATCTTATATCTATAATTTTTAGTGATACTCCTAATAAAATGGATGAAATAATTTATAATGATGAATTAGAAGATAAAACTAATAATAAAACTACTAAAAAAGAAATATTATTATTACTTACTTCGATGGATTTGAATAGTAATTTTATATCAGAAATATTAAAAAATTTGGATTATGAAATGATAAATTATGATTATAGTATTAAAAATATTATTGATTGCTTAAAAAATGAAAAGTACAAAGAATATCTTAAAATGATTATATAA
- a CDS encoding DUF2130 domain-containing protein, producing the protein MKKLLITCYKCNQEIDLIQLGTRDSESINQFKKHLEEELTKTIESQITTRLHQTYSLEFESQKKDLELEKEKVVSSLKNNIDILNTSIEAIKLNNQRDLKELEANLKAKFLEEKQVEVTTLMNKIQKLEAEASSLDQLNEQKLQKQKLELESNFNLQKAQWEAKTTQALLEVQKIESENKLLLNQKELELKTKYEEVISSKEKEITDLKVANATNRILNNKTKGENWENEVELELRKLASLTGDEINKITRTGTKADFLQVVREKELDLGKIVFECKNGEWKDSWEPKLTEDMAKEGANYAVLVATSTGEKFKVPFLVSQKNKNILIADPDSFVFVSSMVRKLILIESNLRDKSDNNEAFEKFNSWKLKSFETFKGIIQKSIEAIEGNERTIINKVEDIKKNREKLWRNWQTLMLDFLEGFNI; encoded by the coding sequence ATGAAAAAACTACTGATAACTTGTTATAAATGTAATCAAGAAATTGATTTAATACAGTTAGGAACAAGAGACAGTGAAAGTATTAATCAATTTAAAAAGCACTTAGAAGAAGAATTAACAAAAACAATTGAAAGTCAAATAACAACAAGATTACATCAAACATATAGTCTTGAATTTGAATCTCAAAAAAAAGATTTAGAACTTGAAAAAGAAAAAGTTGTATCTTCTTTGAAAAATAATATTGATATATTAAATACAAGTATTGAAGCAATTAAATTAAATAATCAAAGAGATTTAAAAGAATTAGAAGCAAATTTAAAAGCTAAATTTTTGGAAGAAAAACAAGTTGAAGTTACTACTTTAATGAATAAAATTCAAAAATTAGAAGCAGAAGCAAGTTCTTTGGACCAATTAAATGAACAAAAACTTCAAAAACAAAAATTAGAATTAGAAAGTAACTTTAATTTACAAAAAGCACAGTGAGAAGCTAAAACAACTCAAGCTTTATTAGAAGTGCAAAAAATTGAAAGTGAAAATAAATTATTATTAAATCAAAAAGAGCTGGAACTTAAAACTAAATATGAAGAAGTTATTTCTTCAAAAGAAAAAGAAATAACTGATTTAAAAGTTGCTAATGCAACAAATAGAATTTTAAATAATAAAACAAAAGGTGAAAACTGAGAAAATGAAGTTGAATTAGAATTAAGAAAATTAGCTTCTTTAACAGGTGATGAAATAAATAAAATTACAAGAACAGGAACAAAAGCTGACTTCTTACAAGTAGTTAGAGAAAAAGAATTAGATCTTGGAAAAATAGTTTTTGAATGTAAAAATGGAGAATGAAAAGATAGTTGAGAACCCAAGTTAACAGAAGACATGGCAAAGGAAGGAGCAAATTATGCAGTTCTTGTAGCAACAAGTACTGGAGAAAAATTCAAAGTACCTTTCTTGGTTTCACAAAAAAATAAAAATATTTTAATTGCTGATCCTGATAGTTTTGTTTTTGTTTCATCAATGGTAAGAAAATTAATTTTGATTGAATCAAATTTAAGAGATAAATCAGATAACAATGAAGCATTTGAAAAATTTAATTCATGAAAACTTAAATCATTTGAAACATTTAAAGGAATCATTCAAAAGTCAATTGAAGCCATTGAAGGAAATGAGAGAACCATTATTAATAAAGTTGAAGATATTAAAAAAAATCGTGAAAAATTATGAAGAAATTGACAGACATTAATGTTGGATTTTTTAGAAGGGTTTAATATATAG
- a CDS encoding alanine--tRNA ligase-related protein, protein MLKNFKGYELIEVETSVSEFVNKDKFTLMYLQETVFFPESAGQISDQGFIIFNNKEYKILGLAISEDKVVHKVELISDIKVGSLVKAKLDITHRQLVSQNHSAAHLLFDTLRELYPTSIGKGYFNDQNGLRMDMYIEQKISWSNIFELNNVVKQKMATNAKKEEFIVDAKTAKNKYNLAIEFNQKELEGDLRIVKFETASIQLCSGTHVDSLKEIEDFLITSYENKGSGIYRFYAKTKIEEINLAYQNFCQLEYKEVEQLILKYINQNKYGKDDNIEMMLNAWLHLTKKYSGLKEIKWEDYIKFKSLATDLKVQVPDFLIKIESKKKDELYKKYKDATPTLSGDYNLFSINESFLENKDLNFIADLILKNNDNSFVEVFDLESSIYLCKSNSKINALEKMTNHSHFEIKGGGNEKTAQGKIISKNSNSLLN, encoded by the coding sequence ATGTTAAAAAATTTTAAAGGATATGAATTAATAGAAGTTGAAACAAGTGTTAGTGAATTTGTTAATAAAGACAAATTTACATTAATGTATTTGCAAGAAACTGTTTTCTTTCCAGAATCAGCAGGACAAATTAGTGATCAAGGTTTTATTATTTTTAATAATAAAGAATACAAAATTTTAGGTTTAGCAATTAGCGAAGATAAAGTTGTTCATAAAGTAGAGTTAATTAGTGATATCAAAGTAGGTTCACTTGTTAAAGCAAAATTAGATATAACTCACAGACAGTTAGTTAGTCAAAATCATAGTGCAGCGCACTTACTTTTCGATACACTGCGTGAACTTTATCCCACAAGTATTGGTAAAGGCTATTTTAATGATCAAAATGGCTTAAGAATGGATATGTATATTGAGCAAAAAATTTCTTGGTCAAATATTTTTGAATTAAATAATGTTGTTAAACAAAAAATGGCAACAAATGCTAAAAAAGAAGAGTTTATTGTAGATGCAAAAACTGCTAAAAATAAATATAATTTAGCAATTGAATTTAATCAAAAAGAATTAGAAGGTGACTTAAGAATTGTAAAATTTGAAACGGCTTCGATTCAACTTTGTAGTGGAACACATGTTGATTCATTAAAAGAAATTGAAGACTTTTTAATCACAAGTTATGAAAATAAAGGTAGTGGAATTTATCGTTTTTATGCTAAAACAAAAATAGAAGAAATTAACTTAGCATATCAAAATTTTTGTCAATTAGAATATAAGGAAGTTGAACAACTTATTTTAAAATATATCAACCAAAATAAGTATGGCAAAGATGACAATATTGAAATGATGTTAAATGCTTGATTGCATTTAACAAAAAAATATAGTGGTTTAAAAGAAATTAAATGAGAAGATTACATAAAATTTAAGTCACTAGCAACTGATTTAAAAGTTCAAGTTCCTGATTTTTTAATTAAAATTGAATCTAAAAAGAAGGACGAATTATACAAAAAATATAAAGATGCTACTCCAACTTTATCAGGAGATTATAATTTGTTTTCAATTAATGAGTCATTTTTAGAAAATAAGGATTTAAATTTTATAGCGGATTTAATTTTAAAAAATAATGATAATAGTTTTGTTGAGGTGTTTGATTTAGAGTCAAGCATTTATTTATGCAAGTCAAATTCTAAAATCAATGCTTTAGAAAAAATGACAAATCATTCACACTTTGAAATTAAAGGTGGAGGGAATGAAAAAACAGCTCAAGGAAAAATTATTTCTAAAAATTCTAATTCACTTCTTAACTAA
- a CDS encoding MutH/Sau3AI family endonuclease, with protein sequence MDDKQYKQDLLEVFEIAQKAIGKTLRELAGNNLDRIRYFDNKEKVKHVIQQAVFDIGLMSKMEYTFEDLQLELKPVALKYNKYGELIVKERMVLNDIYYDEIVNETFKTSRFINKNQLLLIMTYIHDYEKDFLDYQIKDAFIIDISRQKEFFLIVNDWLAIQEKVKKGKAEDLNEGFTNILSASTKSQNRIDLKKQPYSNVLVRFRNYSFNINFLKEIISKKIRKIDYLNEIFEEKEVNDISDFKNEQIEEYLKSIIGTDISSYTESKANQWHQMAFENYLKENNKEMYDFIKVTNYKLIHKLTDNSNLQEQISTNYELDPFEILNDEFEESTFYQDIILKTYIVIMIDKSNNQVLNFKLFRLSDADIKKAQSVFYNARKEIQRIIAIGKTEEIEPNFTKIKDNLAIHLRKSKKANNTIYKVNNKEFKIPSYEFWINKDVIYK encoded by the coding sequence ATGGATGATAAACAATATAAACAAGACTTATTAGAAGTCTTTGAAATAGCTCAAAAAGCTATTGGCAAAACATTAAGAGAATTAGCTGGCAATAACTTAGATCGAATAAGATACTTTGATAATAAAGAAAAAGTGAAACATGTCATTCAACAAGCCGTATTTGATATTGGTTTAATGAGTAAAATGGAATATACCTTTGAAGACCTACAATTAGAATTAAAACCAGTGGCACTAAAATATAACAAATATGGCGAATTAATTGTTAAAGAAAGAATGGTTTTAAATGACATTTATTACGATGAAATTGTTAATGAAACATTTAAAACAAGTCGTTTTATTAATAAAAATCAATTACTTTTAATAATGACATATATTCATGATTATGAAAAAGACTTTTTGGACTATCAAATAAAAGATGCTTTTATTATTGATATTAGTCGACAAAAGGAATTCTTTTTAATTGTAAATGATTGACTTGCTATTCAAGAAAAAGTGAAAAAAGGTAAAGCTGAGGATTTAAATGAAGGTTTTACAAATATCTTATCTGCTTCTACCAAAAGTCAAAATCGAATTGATTTAAAAAAACAACCCTACTCAAATGTTTTAGTAAGATTTAGAAACTATTCATTTAACATTAATTTCTTAAAAGAAATCATTTCAAAAAAAATTAGAAAAATAGATTATTTAAATGAAATTTTTGAAGAAAAGGAAGTAAATGATATTTCTGATTTTAAAAATGAACAAATTGAAGAATATTTAAAAAGTATCATTGGAACAGATATCTCTAGTTATACAGAATCAAAAGCAAATCAATGACATCAAATGGCTTTTGAAAATTATTTAAAGGAAAATAATAAAGAAATGTATGATTTTATTAAAGTAACAAATTATAAGTTAATTCATAAATTAACAGATAACAGTAACCTTCAAGAACAAATTTCAACTAATTATGAATTGGACCCATTTGAAATTTTAAACGATGAATTTGAAGAAAGTACCTTTTATCAAGATATAATCTTAAAAACTTATATAGTAATCATGATTGATAAATCTAATAATCAAGTTTTAAATTTTAAGTTATTTAGATTAAGTGATGCTGATATTAAAAAAGCTCAAAGTGTTTTTTACAATGCAAGAAAAGAAATTCAAAGAATTATTGCTATTGGTAAAACAGAAGAAATAGAACCAAATTTTACTAAAATTAAAGATAACTTAGCTATTCATTTAAGAAAAAGTAAAAAAGCTAACAATACAATCTATAAAGTGAACAATAAGGAATTTAAAATTCCCTCTTATGAATTCTGAATTAATAAAGATGTTATTTATAAATAA
- a CDS encoding lipoprotein, whose product MKKLLGLLATAGLVTTATTSVVACGGDKDKEEEKNSSLEFSKIESKDITINLGTRNDKAIVKSVSNVNEKSILKVSFGEVAENGDVVVSVIPLKLPKDKDVKETLTITYNIEKEGKQEVLSSKKIDVTVKKDTASEIKEVSTKEVQNTLDAAVKDKEFANKQQAIDALKAVVLVEGLEIDGEPVASEKFEEITIDVKVKAKDGYKIKDGDKTDFSVKATIKEKIVEVSTSAVQAALDATTNGKDFENKDEAIATVKGAKLTEGLEIDGEPVASEKFEEITIDVKVKAKVGFEIKDGDKTDFSVKAKIKQKIVEVSTSAVQAALDATTSGKDFDDKDQAIAAVKGVKLTEGLVIDGEPKNKGETGEITIDVKVKAKVGYKIKDGDKTDFSVKAKIKQKIVEVSTSAVQAALDATTSGKDFDDKDQAIVAVKGAELAEGLVIDGEPVASEKFEEITIDVKVKAKVGFEIKDGDKTDFSVKATIKEKIVEVSTSSVQDALNSTTLGKKFDDKDQAIAAVKGAKLTEGLVIDGEPTTNDETGEITIDVKVKAKVGFEIKDGDKTDFSVKATIKEKIVEVSTSDVQDALNATTSEREFENKDEAIAAVKGVKLTEGLVIDGEPTTNDETGEITIDVKVKAKDGYKIKDGDKIEFSVIAKIKVA is encoded by the coding sequence ATGAAGAAATTATTAGGATTATTAGCAACAGCTGGTTTAGTTACAACAGCAACTACTAGTGTTGTTGCATGTGGTGGAGATAAAGATAAAGAAGAAGAAAAAAATTCTAGTTTAGAATTTTCTAAAATTGAATCAAAAGACATCACAATAAATTTAGGGACTAGAAATGATAAGGCAATTGTTAAATCAGTATCGAATGTGAATGAGAAATCAATTTTAAAAGTTTCTTTTGGTGAAGTAGCTGAAAATGGTGATGTAGTAGTTAGTGTTATACCACTTAAGTTACCAAAAGATAAGGATGTTAAAGAAACTTTAACAATTACATACAATATTGAAAAAGAGGGAAAACAAGAAGTTTTATCATCAAAAAAAATTGATGTTACTGTAAAAAAAGATACTGCGTCAGAAATTAAAGAAGTTTCTACAAAAGAAGTTCAAAATACATTAGATGCAGCAGTAAAAGATAAAGAGTTTGCAAATAAACAACAAGCAATTGATGCACTAAAAGCAGTTGTCCTTGTTGAAGGTTTGGAAATTGATGGAGAACCTGTAGCGAGTGAAAAATTTGAAGAAATAACTATTGATGTTAAAGTGAAAGCAAAAGATGGTTATAAAATTAAAGATGGTGATAAAACTGATTTTTCAGTTAAGGCTACAATTAAAGAAAAAATTGTTGAGGTTTCAACATCTGCTGTTCAAGCAGCTTTAGATGCAACTACAAATGGAAAAGACTTTGAAAATAAGGATGAAGCTATTGCTACAGTTAAAGGTGCTAAATTGACTGAAGGTTTGGAAATTGATGGAGAACCTGTAGCGAGTGAAAAATTTGAAGAAATAACTATTGATGTTAAAGTGAAAGCAAAAGTTGGTTTTGAAATTAAAGATGGTGATAAAACTGATTTTTCAGTTAAGGCTAAAATTAAACAAAAAATTGTTGAGGTTTCAACATCTGCTGTTCAAGCAGCTTTAGATGCAACTACAAGTGGAAAAGACTTTGATGATAAAGATCAAGCTATTGCTGCAGTTAAAGGTGTTAAATTGACTGAAGGTTTAGTAATTGATGGTGAACCTAAAAATAAAGGTGAAACTGGTGAAATAACTATTGATGTTAAAGTAAAAGCAAAAGTTGGTTATAAAATTAAAGATGGTGATAAAACTGATTTTTCAGTTAAGGCTAAAATTAAACAAAAAATTGTTGAGGTTTCAACATCTGCTGTTCAAGCAGCTTTAGATGCAACTACAAGTGGAAAAGACTTTGATGATAAAGATCAAGCTATTGTTGCTGTTAAAGGTGCTGAATTGGCTGAGGGTTTAGTAATTGATGGTGAACCTGTAGCGAGTGAAAAATTTGAAGAAATAACTATTGATGTTAAAGTGAAAGCAAAAGTTGGTTTTGAAATTAAAGATGGTGATAAAACTGATTTTTCAGTTAAGGCTACAATTAAAGAAAAAATTGTTGAGGTTTCAACATCTAGCGTTCAAGATGCTTTAAATTCAACTACACTTGGAAAAAAATTTGATGATAAAGATCAAGCTATTGCTGCAGTTAAAGGTGCTAAATTGACTGAAGGTTTAGTAATTGATGGTGAACCTACAACCAATGATGAAACTGGTGAAATAACTATTGATGTTAAAGTGAAAGCAAAAGTTGGTTTTGAAATTAAAGATGGTGATAAAACTGATTTTTCAGTTAAGGCTACAATTAAAGAAAAAATTGTTGAGGTTTCAACATCTGATGTTCAAGATGCTTTAAATGCAACTACAAGTGAAAGAGAATTTGAAAATAAGGATGAAGCTATTGCTGCAGTTAAAGGTGTTAAATTGACTGAAGGTTTAGTAATTGATGGTGAACCTACAACCAATGATGAAACTGGTGAAATAACTATTGATGTTAAAGTGAAAGCAAAAGATGGTTATAAAATTAAAGATGGCGATAAAATCGAGTTTTCAGTTATTGCTAAAATTAAAGTTGCTTAA
- a CDS encoding lipoprotein, whose translation MKKLLGLLGAAGLVATTSATVVACGGEKDKSEDLSLEFKEIKAQTAKINIGKKTDKAVVKSESDAKDKSILEVSTGEVAENGEVVVTVTPKEIPTDKDVNEVLTITYGVVTEGKQEILTTTKIKVTVKKGEVVAPELVEIATHVTKTTLKISEVKDAAAYLVDVKKDNANLVVEEVTPELTKAPVAEIPGDGDAATVPAVDGELTINVNKGSKVYKEGKIKIILSWTK comes from the coding sequence ATGAAAAAATTATTAGGATTATTAGGAGCAGCTGGTTTAGTTGCTACAACAAGTGCAACAGTAGTTGCATGTGGTGGAGAAAAAGATAAAAGTGAAGATTTATCTTTAGAATTTAAAGAAATTAAAGCACAAACTGCAAAAATTAATATTGGTAAAAAAACTGATAAAGCAGTTGTTAAATCAGAATCAGATGCAAAAGATAAATCAATTTTAGAAGTTTCTACTGGTGAAGTTGCTGAAAATGGTGAAGTAGTAGTTACTGTTACACCAAAAGAAATACCAACAGATAAAGATGTTAATGAAGTTTTAACAATTACTTATGGTGTTGTAACTGAAGGAAAACAAGAAATTTTAACAACAACAAAAATTAAGGTTACTGTTAAAAAAGGTGAAGTAGTAGCACCTGAATTAGTAGAAATAGCAACTCATGTAACTAAAACAACATTAAAAATTAGTGAAGTTAAAGATGCAGCTGCTTATTTAGTTGATGTTAAAAAAGATAATGCGAATTTAGTTGTTGAAGAAGTTACTCCAGAGTTAACAAAAGCTCCTGTAGCTGAAATACCAGGTGATGGAGATGCTGCAACAGTACCAGCTGTTGATGGAGAATTAACAATTAATGTTAATAAAGGTTCAAAAGTTTATAAAGAAGGAAAAATTAAAATTATCTTAAGCTGAACAAAATAA
- a CDS encoding SemiSWEET family sugar transporter, translated as MLLTSSSKLLANDILGWIGFATSFSMLLPQVIKVCVTKNTKALSPIMFFLTFLNACIWTTYAFIKEPVDLQVGCANLSAMAASLFILCFIISNKIKDKVTLNRLKKDKKLNENLKEMSVIEIKNENELLSEEIINMQEKIEELQENIEELEEQVEELEEKME; from the coding sequence ATGCTATTAACATCATCTTCAAAATTGCTTGCAAATGATATATTAGGGTGAATTGGTTTTGCAACAAGTTTTTCAATGTTATTGCCTCAAGTAATAAAGGTGTGCGTAACTAAAAATACAAAAGCACTTTCACCAATTATGTTTTTTCTAACTTTTTTAAATGCATGTATTTGAACTACATATGCTTTTATTAAAGAACCTGTTGACTTACAAGTTGGGTGTGCTAATTTATCAGCGATGGCAGCTTCATTATTTATCTTATGTTTTATAATTTCAAATAAGATAAAAGACAAAGTTACATTAAATCGACTTAAGAAAGATAAAAAATTAAATGAAAATTTAAAAGAAATGTCAGTTATTGAAATAAAAAATGAAAATGAATTACTTAGTGAAGAAATAATTAATATGCAAGAAAAAATTGAAGAACTTCAAGAAAATATTGAAGAGTTAGAAGAACAAGTGGAAGAATTAGAAGAAAAAATGGAATAA
- a CDS encoding ATP-binding cassette domain-containing protein — protein sequence MEKIIRFENYLKKFKKKVIGPLNCSIKKGRITALLGSSGSGKTVVINSLLGIIKEFKGDIRIENISRKKKKYFSVNSRVGYYTQMDFSLYVVSAYKFLLDMCIMMGLKKEFSKERIEYWMKYFDIWESKDKPIRSFSWGMKNRMNLILCFIKDPEIIILDEPGANLDSYWRNKIKTILMEAKRQDKTIIVTVHNIDEIADIIDDFIIIDNGKNIFNGSAEELNIYSKYKVCISEKFEEQDFRSFLLKKDIKSFKYDQEENSLVVAIENFKQLNFLFLYLIKNNLPLKNLLKLPINMEAIYKALES from the coding sequence ATGGAAAAGATTATAAGATTTGAAAATTATTTAAAAAAATTCAAAAAGAAAGTTATTGGACCTCTAAACTGTTCAATTAAAAAGGGAAGAATTACTGCTTTGCTTGGAAGTAGTGGAAGTGGAAAAACTGTTGTTATTAATTCTCTACTGGGAATAATTAAAGAATTCAAAGGTGATATTAGAATTGAAAATATTTCTAGAAAAAAGAAAAAATATTTTTCAGTAAATAGCAGAGTAGGCTATTATACTCAAATGGATTTTTCTTTATATGTTGTAAGTGCCTATAAATTTTTATTGGACATGTGTATAATGATGGGCTTAAAAAAAGAGTTTTCTAAGGAAAGAATTGAATATTGAATGAAGTATTTTGATATTTGGGAATCAAAAGATAAACCAATTAGAAGTTTTTCTTGGGGAATGAAAAATAGAATGAATTTAATACTATGCTTTATTAAGGATCCAGAAATTATTATTTTAGATGAACCTGGGGCAAATTTAGACTCTTATTGAAGGAATAAAATTAAAACCATATTAATGGAAGCTAAAAGGCAGGATAAAACAATAATAGTAACTGTTCACAATATTGACGAAATTGCAGATATTATTGATGATTTTATAATTATTGATAATGGAAAAAATATTTTTAATGGTTCGGCAGAGGAATTAAATATATATTCAAAATATAAAGTGTGTATAAGTGAAAAATTTGAAGAACAAGATTTTCGTAGTTTTTTATTAAAAAAAGATATAAAGTCTTTTAAATATGATCAAGAAGAAAATTCATTGGTTGTAGCAATTGAAAATTTTAAGCAATTAAATTTTCTATTTCTATATTTAATTAAAAATAATTTGCCTTTGAAAAATTTACTTAAATTACCAATAAATATGGAAGCTATCTATAAGGCTTTGGAAAGTTAA